Genomic window (Cyanobium sp. Tous-M-B4):
TGATGCAGAAAGCACAGCGGTAGTCACAGCCCTCGGCCACCTTCAGGTAAGCCACGGCTTCGCTGGTGGTGCGGTAGCGGGGCAGGTGCTCGTCGCCCACGAAAGTGGGGTTGGCGCTCACCTGATTGACCCGCTCGCCGGCCTCCACCCGCTCCAGCACGCTGACGATGTGTTGGTAGTCGCCGGTGCCCACGATCGCCTTGGCTTCGGGGAGGCTTTCGAGCAGCTCTTCCTGGAAGTGCTGGGCTAGGCAGCCCGCGATTATCAGTTCTTTTCCCTGTTCGGCTAGCTCCACCAGGGTGCGCACCGACTCCTCTCGTGCTTCCTGGATGAAGCTGCAGGTGTTCACAACCACCAAAGTGGCGTCGCTTTCATCGGCACTGACGCCGTAGCCGGCCTCGGCTAGCAGACCCAGCATGTGCTCGGTGTCCACGCGGTTTTTTTCGCAGCCCAAGTGGGCAAATGCCACGGTGGGCTTGGTTGCAGGAGCGTGGGTTTCCTGGGTCACGGTTTTACCAGGGCAGAGATTCACCCTACGTTGCACTCTGACGGCACCCTGAAACCCTGGTTTGCGCCTGCCACAATCAGGCCAGCCTGGGCTACGACCCGTGACCTCAACCCGCCTCAGCCAGCGCCTTAGCTCCAGCCGGCGCCGTAGTGATCCGGCCCGCCGCTGGGCTCGGGTGGCCATGGCTGTATTGGCCACCATCGGCGCCATCGATACCGGCGCCATCACCCTGAAGCGTTGGGGTCTGCTGGGTCCGCTGAGTTGCCCTGGCGGAGCAGAGGGCTGCGACAAGGTGCTGAACAGCGCCTGGGGCAGCGTCTTTGGCCAGCCCCTGTCTTTGTTTGGCTGGCTGGCCTACGGGGCGGTGTTGCTCCTAGCTGTGCTGCCGCTGGTGCTGCGCGGCGATTCGAGAGCGGCCCTTGCCCAGCGCAGTTGGTGGGCCCTATTGCTGCTGAGCACGGGCATGGCTGTTTTCAGCCTGTTGTTGATGGGGTTGATGGTTCTGAAGATTCAGGCCTTCTGTTTCTTCTGCGTGCTCTCAGCGACTCTCAGCCTGAGCTTGTTAGTGATCAGCCTCGTGGGTGGTGAGTGGGAAGACCGCGGCCAGCTGGTGTTCCGGGCCGTGATCGTGGCCTTATTGGTAGGCATGGTGGGCCTGGGTTGGGCGGCTTCTGTGGATCGCCCCGCCGCGGTGCGGGGGGCTGGGGTCCCTCCCTTAGTTGTGGCCACCAGTAGTCCAGAAGCAATTGCCCTGGCCGAGCATCTGAGTAGCACCGGCGCGGTGATGTACACGGCCTATTGGTGCCCGCATTGCCATGAGCAGAAGGAGCTGTTCGGCAAGGAAGCCAGCGCCAAGTTGGGCCTGGTTGAGTGCGCTGCCGATGGCCAAAACAGCCAGAAGCCACTGTGCGACACCAAGGCAATTGAGGGCTTCCCCACCTGGGAGATCAACGGCAAGCTCGATTCTGGGGTTAAGTCCCTAGCTGATCTCGCCCGGCTATCCGGTTACGCCGGCCCAGTGCCCTGAACAGCGGCGGTGCTTGGGGATCGGTGCCGCTGTTGATCGGTGTGGCGCTGCCAAAAGGGCTGGGCATAGGGCGAATCGGTGCGGTGGTGTCCCCCCCGGCTCTCGTTGCGGAACAGGGCCGCTTCGATTAGCAGCTCGGTCAGCACCAGCCGTTGCTGCAGTTCCTGCAGCCGCCGCAGTGCGGGCAACGCCTCTGGCTCGAATTGGATGCTCTGGCCAGGCTCCACGACTTGTAGCTGCCGCCAGGCTTGGCTGGCTTCGAGCTGCCGGCGCTGGCCACGCAGTTTCACTAGGGCAGGACCCAGGGAGTGGCCATTGCGCTCTACACCCGCCACCTGCCAGCAAAGATCCCGCAGGGCGCTGATCTGGGCCTCCAGGCTCTCTTTGGGGGGCAAGGGCAGCTGGGTTGTGGTGGCTAGCTCCCCTGGGTCGGCCGCGGTTGGCCTGGCCGGCGCCAGCTCGATTGTGCGTAGCTGGCGGGCAAACACCAGGCACTCCATCAGGGAGTTGCTGGCTAGCCGGTTGGCCCCGTGCACGCCCGTGCAGGCCACTTCGCCTACCGCGTACAGGCCAGGCACGCTGGTGGCGGCTTGTAGATCGGTCCAAATGCCGCCCATCCAGTAGTGGGCGGCCGGGGCCACGGGGATCGGCTCCCGGGTGGGTTCCAGCCCGAGTTCACGGCAACGCCCCAGGATCGTGGGGAACTGGCGCTCCAGGCGCGGCAGTCCCACGGGCCGCAGGTCCAGCCACAGATGGTCTACGTCTAGGGCCTGCATCCGTCTAGCCAGGGCGCGACTCACCGCATCCCTTGGGGCGAGATCTGCCCCCGGCAGCTGGGCCACCGGGCTGGCTCCCGACTCTTCCATTAGGCGGGCGCCTTCGCCGCGCACCGCCTCCGAGATCAGGAAGTGGGGTGCACCCGGCAGCATGAGGGCTGTGGGATGAAACTGCACAAACTCCAGATCGCGCACTTTTGCGCCGGCTTGCCAGGCCATCACTACCCCGTCGCCGCTCGCCAGGCTGGGGTTGGTGGTGTGGGCGAAAAGGTGGCCTCCACCACCAGTTGCTAGCACCACCGCCCTGGCGGCAAGCCAGTGGAGGCGGTTCTCCTCGAGCACGGCCAGGCCCACACAGCGGCCCTGCTCCAACCAGAGTTGCCAGGCCACAACGCCCTTGCGCTGTTCGAGCCGGGGCCGGAGCAGAACCTCCCGTTCCAGGGCTTCCACCAGGGCGCCGCCGGTGCGGTCCTGGGCATGCAGCACCCTCCGGTGGCTGTGGGCGGCTTCCAGGGTTGTGCTCAGATTTTCGCCGTCGCGGTCGAAGGCCATGCCCAGCTCCAGCAGGCGCCCTACGCAGGCTGGAGCGTCATGCACTAGACGCTCCACGGCCGCCAGATCGCACAGTCCAGCCCCTGCCACCAGGGTGTCGTCGATGTGGCTCTGGAAGCTGTCGTTGGGTCTTGTTACTGCGGCAATACCTCCCTGGGCCCAGCGGCTGGCGGATCGTGGCGTGCTGCTGGGATCAATGTCCTTGCTCAGCAACAGCACCCGCAGATGGCTGGGCAGCTCCAGGCAGGCCATGAGCCCGGCTGCTCCACTGCCAACTACCACCACATCCCAGGACTGCTCTGCCATGGCGGCTGAAGACTTCCGACAAAGGTCGGCACTAAAAAAGCCGCCGGAAGGCCCCGACGGCTTTCAAGAGGATTGAATTTTAAGCCTCAGCGGTACTGGCCATCGTTGATGCGGTCGTCGCCTTCGTTGAGGGCGATGACTGCATCAGTGACGGTGAAGTTGTCCTTGTACTTGTTGAACAGTTCCTTTTGGCGATCGGTCAGATCGAGGTTGAGCACATCGTCAACGCTGGCGTAGGGGCCTCCCAGGACGATTTTGCCGGCCAGGGTCGGATACATGCCGGGGTAATCCTGGAAGCGGCGCACAGAACAGTTGTTTAGATCCACCTTGCCGGCTCGCTCGGCGATTTTGTCGTCGGCTTGGTTGCGACGATCGGCTGCATAAGCCGGGGGTGGAATCAGCAACGTGATCAAGAGGCCGGCCAGCACAA
Coding sequences:
- the nadB gene encoding L-aspartate oxidase, which gives rise to MAEQSWDVVVVGSGAAGLMACLELPSHLRVLLLSKDIDPSSTPRSASRWAQGGIAAVTRPNDSFQSHIDDTLVAGAGLCDLAAVERLVHDAPACVGRLLELGMAFDRDGENLSTTLEAAHSHRRVLHAQDRTGGALVEALEREVLLRPRLEQRKGVVAWQLWLEQGRCVGLAVLEENRLHWLAARAVVLATGGGGHLFAHTTNPSLASGDGVVMAWQAGAKVRDLEFVQFHPTALMLPGAPHFLISEAVRGEGARLMEESGASPVAQLPGADLAPRDAVSRALARRMQALDVDHLWLDLRPVGLPRLERQFPTILGRCRELGLEPTREPIPVAPAAHYWMGGIWTDLQAATSVPGLYAVGEVACTGVHGANRLASNSLMECLVFARQLRTIELAPARPTAADPGELATTTQLPLPPKESLEAQISALRDLCWQVAGVERNGHSLGPALVKLRGQRRQLEASQAWRQLQVVEPGQSIQFEPEALPALRRLQELQQRLVLTELLIEAALFRNESRGGHHRTDSPYAQPFWQRHTDQQRHRSPSTAAVQGTGPA
- a CDS encoding vitamin K epoxide reductase family protein, encoding MTSTRLSQRLSSSRRRSDPARRWARVAMAVLATIGAIDTGAITLKRWGLLGPLSCPGGAEGCDKVLNSAWGSVFGQPLSLFGWLAYGAVLLLAVLPLVLRGDSRAALAQRSWWALLLLSTGMAVFSLLLMGLMVLKIQAFCFFCVLSATLSLSLLVISLVGGEWEDRGQLVFRAVIVALLVGMVGLGWAASVDRPAAVRGAGVPPLVVATSSPEAIALAEHLSSTGAVMYTAYWCPHCHEQKELFGKEASAKLGLVECAADGQNSQKPLCDTKAIEGFPTWEINGKLDSGVKSLADLARLSGYAGPVP
- the psbU gene encoding photosystem II complex extrinsic protein PsbU, which gives rise to MKRLVAWLISGVVLAGLLITLLIPPPAYAADRRNQADDKIAERAGKVDLNNCSVRRFQDYPGMYPTLAGKIVLGGPYASVDDVLNLDLTDRQKELFNKYKDNFTVTDAVIALNEGDDRINDGQYR